The sequence GAAAAAACAATCGTACATCATAAAACATCAGACAAATTTCCGTACAACTTATAAAAATAATGGCCTGAAAAGCCGCGGGGTAGCGTTGCGCGAGTGAAGTACATTTACTGTCATAGAGCCGGATAATGCGTTCTCGATTGCACAACAATACGAATACTGCACCCAGCATTGCGCCCGCCAGGATATCTGTCGTGTAATGCAAACCGAGATAAATTCGCGGTAGGGCAATGAACAGCAGAACATAAAAATAAGCGAAAACACCTAGCATCCTGGAAATTAAGAATATGCCCGTGGCGAAGCCAAAGAACAGCGCGGCATGATCGCTAGGAAAGGAATTCCATATGTACAGATCCTGACTTTCCGCCGGAGGCAATCCGACATAAAAGTGCTGTGGGAGAGCCAGGTTTGCAATCGGACGCGGCTGAAAGGGGCCGAGATTGTTGACGATCCTCGCAATGGCGACCGCGACAATACATCCGATG is a genomic window of Glaciimonas sp. PAMC28666 containing:
- a CDS encoding phosphatase PAP2 family protein; protein product: MWNNSLNLAVFNWMGQYTTVSAAFNEILHYMAGSDLVKGFPFMGVIWFFWFKDTDQKLNIRRIIIATLIGCIVAVAIARIVNNLGPFQPRPIANLALPQHFYVGLPPAESQDLYIWNSFPSDHAALFFGFATGIFLISRMLGVFAYFYVLLFIALPRIYLGLHYTTDILAGAMLGAVFVLLCNRERIIRLYDSKCTSLAQRYPAAFQAIIFISCTEICLMFYDVRLFFHGLSKYVH